One window of Epinephelus fuscoguttatus linkage group LG9, E.fuscoguttatus.final_Chr_v1 genomic DNA carries:
- the LOC125894863 gene encoding uncharacterized protein LOC125894863 isoform X8 produces MMFVWLLLGAFVCMGQSQVIYQQYGSIYNLWTLRRTHFIEFNPKNSSDVRTLWKSGDPEISEDKKYVRTYVSYVMKNLTPRDSGHYILRDKDMRELTTHTLEVEAITKDFKRQPGERLSFTIALEPSSCNIYFFPESNGQPLTIDIVRQGKLQGGLDQYKCVGFELYGSCGILNKALQMACRGRFEVRDQNGDTALKVSLEMSPSTETHERKSGEFLSVSFDLKQGSCNVFFFPERTGEKREVMVEIVRHGWMQPVSDEYGCRGFDLLKPCGIVNEALQSSCSGHFEIRDHNGDTAFEMSLAVESEPYVPSDWAFGAGVALTSLFFCCVRYCCCGGSPAKEDGPETDAAEPAKHYQEINQPSTANVPPASPQINQPSTANVPPASPQINQPSTVNVPPASPQVSAPDPPTVPVNYDPALRFELKMKIPSALTSESPYSGVYISDKFNFR; encoded by the exons ATGATGTTTGTGTGGTTGTTGCTGGGTGCCTTTGTTTGCATGG gccaatcacaggtcatttatCAGCAATATGGGAGCATTTACAACCTTTGGACGCTCAGAAGGACTCACTTCATCGAGTTCAACCCCAAAAACAGCTCAGATGTGAGGACCTTGTGGAAATCAGGAGACCCTGAAATCAGCGAGGACAAGAAGTATGTAAGGACGTACGTCTCCTATGTGATGAAGAATTTAACTCCGAGAGACAGTGGTCACTACATCCTGAGAGACAAAGATATGAGAGAATTGACCACTCATACCCTTGAGGTAGAAG CCATCACAAAAGACTTTAAACGGCAACCTGGTGAACGCCTCAGCTTTACTATTGCTCTGGAACCGAGCTCCTGCAACATTTACTTCTTCCCAGAAAGCAACGGTCAGCCATTAACTATTGACATTGTTCGTCAAGGCAAACTGCAGGGGGGACTGGATCAGTATAAATGCGTAGGGTTTGAGCTGTACGGGTCATGTGGAATTTTAAATAAGGCCCTCCAAATGGCATGCAGAGGACGCTTTGAGGTCAGAGATCAGAATGGCGACACGGCCTTAAAGGTGTCACTGGAAATGAGTC CATCTACAGAGACCCATGAACGGAAATCTGGTGAATTCCTCAGCGTCAGTTTTGATCTGAAACAAGGCTCCTGCAATGTTTTCTTCTTCCCAGAAAGGACAGGTGAAAAGAGAGAAGTGATGGTTGAGATTGTACGTCACGGCTGGATGCAGCCTGTTTCGGATGAATATGGTTGCCGAGGGTTTGACCTGTTAAAGCCATGTGGGATTGTAAATGAGGCCCTCCAGTCATCATGCAGCGGACACTTCGAGATCAGAGATCATAATGGCGACACGGCCTTTGAGATGTCACTGGCAGTGGAGT CCGAACCTTATGTGCCATCTGACTGGGCTTTTGGTGCTGGTGTAGCCCTCACCTCGCTTTTCTTCTGCTGTGTGAGGTACTGCTGCTGTGGGGGGAGCCCTGCCAAAGAGGACGGTCCTGAGACTGATGCTGCTGAACCTGCTAAGCATTACCAAGAG ATAAACCAGCCTTCTACAGCGAATGTGCCGCCAGCTTCTCCTcag ATAAACCAGCCTTCTACAGCGAATGTGCCGCCAGCTTCTCCGcag ATAAACCAGCCTTCTACAGTGAATGTGCCGCCAGCTTCTCCTcag GTTTCAGCTCCGGACCCTCCAACTGTCCCTGTCAACTATGACCCTGCTCTACGTTTCGAACTAAAGATGAAAATTCCCTCTGCTCTCACTTCAGAATCACCTTACTCTGGTGTGTATATCTCAGACAAATTCAACTTCCGCTAA